In Halobacterium noricense, the genomic stretch GCAGACGTACATCTACACCGAGGGGTTGTACGTCGAATTCGACGCCGACGAGGGCAGCGCGCTCGTGGTCGCGGTCGTCGTCGCGTACGGCGGCTGGCTGCTCAGCCTGTTCTGAAACCTTTAGGCGCTCCGGGGTTCACGACCCAGTATGATACTCTCCGACCGGGACATCCTCTCGCGGCTGTCCGAGGGCGACCTCGTCGTCGAACCGCTCGACGACGTCGACCTTCAGGTCCAGCCCGCGAGCGTCGACGTCCGCCTCGGCCGCCGCTTCCTGGAGTTCGAGCGCGCGAACGTCCCCTGCATCCACCCCAACAGAGAAGAGGAAGTCGAGGACTACGTCACCGAGACTGTCGTCGAGGACGGCGACGAGTTCATCCTCCACCCCGGCGACTTCGTGCTCGGCACCACGAAAGAGCGCGTGGAGGTACCGCCGGACCTCGTCGCGCAAGTCGAAGGCCGGTCGTCCTTGGGACGCCTAGCCGTGGTGGTTCATGCCACAGCAGGTTTTATTGACCCTGGTTTCAACGGAAAAATAACGCTTGAGCTCTCGAACCTCGGGAAGGTCCCGGTTGCGCTCACGCCGGACATGCGCATCAGCCAGCTCGTGTTCACGAAGCTCTCCAGCCGCGCCGAGCGGCCGTACGGCGAGGAGCGCGGCTCGAAGTACCAGGACCAGGACGGCCCGCAGGCCAGCCGCATCCGCGGCGACCGCGAGTTCGGGGGCGACCAATGAAGTTTCTGGAGGAAGTCGTCGTCGAGGAGTTTCTGCCGACGTTCCGCTCGCTGCTCGCCGCCGACCTCCGCGAGCGCGGGCTCACCC encodes the following:
- the dcd gene encoding dCTP deaminase, coding for MILSDRDILSRLSEGDLVVEPLDDVDLQVQPASVDVRLGRRFLEFERANVPCIHPNREEEVEDYVTETVVEDGDEFILHPGDFVLGTTKERVEVPPDLVAQVEGRSSLGRLAVVVHATAGFIDPGFNGKITLELSNLGKVPVALTPDMRISQLVFTKLSSRAERPYGEERGSKYQDQDGPQASRIRGDREFGGDQ